The Altererythrobacter sp. CAU 1644 genome has a window encoding:
- a CDS encoding fimbrial biogenesis chaperone, giving the protein MKKYAGLVAFLAVVFSSPASAEMVLSKVILDLNGEDHRQDDIEIFNSGAERIYVVADPYEIIAPGTEQQLRKPAIDPEVSGILVSPRKLIIEPGERRIVRVAILDEQRVRERIFRLAVKPVVGDVTANTNALKVLIGYDALVISRPTSLVGNIESDREGRTLTIINNSNMAREFFGAVQCDQDGVNCVKLPARRLYAGTSWSLELPYNQPVTFDTAWASQNERLTF; this is encoded by the coding sequence ATGAAGAAATACGCAGGACTAGTCGCATTTCTGGCAGTCGTATTCTCGTCACCGGCGAGCGCAGAAATGGTGCTTAGCAAAGTTATTCTGGATCTCAATGGCGAAGATCATCGACAAGACGATATCGAAATCTTCAACTCGGGTGCAGAGCGCATCTACGTTGTGGCAGACCCCTACGAGATCATAGCTCCCGGCACCGAGCAACAACTGCGTAAGCCAGCGATTGATCCCGAAGTCTCCGGCATACTCGTCTCCCCTCGCAAGCTGATCATCGAACCGGGTGAAAGGCGAATAGTGCGAGTGGCAATCCTGGATGAGCAGCGCGTCCGAGAGCGCATATTCCGGCTAGCGGTGAAGCCCGTCGTTGGTGATGTTACTGCAAACACCAATGCACTTAAGGTACTTATTGGATATGACGCGCTCGTAATCTCGAGGCCCACCAGTTTAGTGGGGAATATCGAGAGTGATCGTGAAGGCAGAACGCTCACCATCATCAACAACTCTAACATGGCTCGAGAGTTCTTCGGGGCCGTCCAGTGCGATCAAGACGGAGTAAACTGCGTGAAACTGCCCGCCAGACGTCTTTACGCTGGCACTTCCTGGTCCCTCGAACTGCCTTACAATCAGCCAGTCACATTCGATACAGCATGGGCTAGTCAAAACGAGCGCCTGACTTTCTAA
- a CDS encoding TcfC E-set like domain-containing protein, with product MLVGLLSQSHPFELAVMPNESNNNSNRADWGGICLVAGMLAGLQSFPAQSQDELPPQIQTGVPAEFEDLNEPQIVLVDAYLMGQRLGSTRIVTSPGSIQFLEPKDLVARMVEIAEPDKVLTVLSREQLPSNSALACSLGSDPQLCGRLDVSEAGVIYDPNRLRVDIFLNPALLNDPLTGETEYLSPQSEGLSLVSMGSVVLAGGESQPDFVNIQNQVVVSAGATRARGDFGYASEFGFQTDHLYLETDLDGVRLLGGAMWSQGSALSGRRKFLGFGLESQTDTRRDSQSVEGNPLVVSLDDRSRVDVFRDGKLIASGTYRSGNQLIDTSAFPEGSYGLLVRITDNAGRVREEERFFTKYARIATIGHDRFRLLAGMQIDQRAPGSVVPKNSPYALANWSRRMNEPIALDATLILENERYQAELGAFWLTKDATVRLAGMVTEEGALGAVLQAQSTGSSRLSYSFDIRHVSDGATGKGYLIGAESNAGPGDPRFGKLAGIGDFSQIAGSLSYSLTDTQFFLSGNYSSSELSGSSYVVGPAFRWRVLDRGRFRIAFDGSLTFSDRGENGFFGISFNLVGGSSSSSARVGQRLASGASGSDDSIIASLDQTWQLDSLTGGQSSLGAFAEFQGQSEQVGGSLEMRQKQASISGQIARVSESGESNLQYGLGIRTGFVAGQSEKAIVGELYREAMAIVRVEGARVSDRFEVLVDEHVAGTIEGSKDLEIPLAVYRAYSIRIRPRDAGLVFYDGSTREVVLFPGNVVGLTWDAEPVSIYIARAVDANGDPISNASVMAKGGIAETDPSGFFQIEAVAGAKLEFVNSQGMRWFARLPVDIQEGNLRKLGNLMVTQTADAEIEIPANNAVSGE from the coding sequence ATGCTGGTTGGCTTGCTGTCACAGTCTCACCCCTTTGAGTTGGCTGTGATGCCAAACGAATCCAATAACAATTCCAACCGAGCCGACTGGGGCGGGATCTGTTTGGTAGCCGGAATGCTCGCAGGTCTACAGTCATTCCCTGCCCAATCGCAAGACGAGTTGCCTCCTCAGATCCAGACCGGAGTTCCAGCCGAATTCGAAGACCTTAATGAACCGCAGATTGTCCTAGTTGATGCTTACCTCATGGGCCAACGGCTCGGTTCAACAAGGATTGTGACATCTCCGGGCTCCATTCAATTTCTCGAGCCAAAAGACCTCGTCGCCAGGATGGTGGAGATCGCAGAGCCCGACAAGGTGCTCACAGTGCTGTCGCGTGAACAGCTACCGTCCAATAGCGCCCTCGCCTGCTCTCTGGGCAGCGATCCCCAGCTTTGCGGGAGACTAGATGTCTCCGAAGCTGGCGTAATCTACGATCCTAATCGCCTCCGTGTTGACATTTTCCTCAATCCTGCATTGCTAAACGATCCGCTTACAGGAGAAACTGAGTACCTTTCGCCGCAGTCCGAAGGGTTGTCCCTGGTCAGTATGGGTTCTGTCGTACTTGCCGGAGGAGAGTCCCAGCCAGACTTCGTCAACATCCAGAACCAAGTGGTGGTTTCGGCAGGTGCGACGCGTGCGAGGGGTGATTTCGGCTACGCTAGCGAATTCGGCTTTCAGACCGACCATCTGTATCTCGAGACCGACCTTGACGGGGTGAGGCTTCTTGGCGGAGCGATGTGGTCGCAAGGGAGTGCGCTTTCAGGTCGACGAAAGTTCCTCGGATTTGGTTTAGAATCTCAGACAGACACCCGCAGGGACAGCCAATCAGTTGAAGGGAACCCTTTGGTTGTCTCCCTTGATGATCGCTCCCGGGTCGATGTCTTTCGAGATGGCAAGCTCATTGCCAGCGGGACCTATAGATCGGGCAACCAGCTTATTGACACGAGTGCTTTTCCGGAAGGATCTTATGGATTGCTGGTCCGGATTACCGACAACGCTGGGCGCGTTCGTGAGGAAGAGCGGTTCTTCACCAAGTACGCGCGGATAGCAACCATTGGCCACGATCGTTTCCGCCTGCTCGCTGGCATGCAGATAGACCAGCGCGCGCCCGGATCGGTCGTTCCGAAGAACTCCCCTTATGCATTGGCGAATTGGTCCAGGAGGATGAACGAGCCAATCGCGCTTGATGCGACGTTGATACTGGAGAATGAGCGCTATCAGGCCGAGTTGGGAGCATTTTGGCTCACGAAGGACGCCACTGTGAGGTTGGCGGGGATGGTCACAGAGGAAGGAGCGTTGGGTGCTGTCCTGCAAGCCCAGTCAACCGGGAGTTCAAGACTCTCGTATTCGTTCGACATTCGACACGTTTCAGATGGTGCTACTGGCAAAGGCTATCTGATAGGAGCAGAATCAAATGCCGGACCTGGCGATCCACGCTTTGGCAAACTCGCAGGGATCGGCGATTTCAGCCAGATTGCGGGAAGCCTTTCCTATAGCTTGACCGATACCCAATTCTTTCTTTCCGGAAACTATTCTTCAAGCGAACTATCAGGATCTAGCTATGTCGTGGGCCCGGCTTTTCGCTGGCGTGTTCTTGATCGCGGCCGTTTCCGCATTGCATTCGACGGCAGCTTGACGTTCTCGGATCGGGGAGAGAACGGATTCTTCGGAATCAGCTTCAACCTTGTCGGGGGAAGCTCCAGCAGCTCTGCCCGTGTCGGGCAGCGCCTCGCAAGTGGAGCATCGGGCAGTGACGACAGTATCATCGCGAGCCTGGATCAGACTTGGCAACTTGACAGCTTGACCGGTGGACAGTCCAGCTTAGGGGCCTTTGCAGAGTTCCAAGGCCAAAGTGAACAGGTTGGCGGCTCGCTCGAAATGCGCCAGAAGCAAGCGTCAATCTCCGGACAGATTGCTCGGGTGAGCGAGAGCGGAGAGTCGAATCTGCAATATGGCTTGGGAATAAGGACTGGGTTTGTCGCGGGCCAGAGCGAGAAAGCGATTGTAGGCGAGCTTTACCGCGAAGCGATGGCGATTGTGCGGGTCGAAGGAGCCCGAGTGTCAGATAGGTTCGAGGTTCTGGTCGATGAGCATGTTGCAGGGACGATCGAAGGATCGAAGGATCTGGAGATACCGCTTGCCGTATATCGCGCTTATAGCATTCGAATTCGCCCTCGGGATGCAGGCTTAGTATTTTATGATGGAAGCACGCGTGAGGTCGTATTGTTTCCAGGCAACGTGGTCGGCCTCACATGGGACGCCGAGCCCGTCTCGATCTACATTGCACGCGCTGTCGACGCCAATGGAGACCCCATATCTAACGCTTCAGTCATGGCCAAGGGAGGAATAGCGGAAACCGATCCTTCAGGCTTCTTTCAGATCGAGGCAGTTGCCGGTGCGAAGCTTGAATTCGTCAATTCACAAGGCATGCGTTGGTTCGCCCGTTTGCCGGTCGACATCCAAGAAGGCAATCTCCGGAAATTGGGCAACCTGATGGTCACACAGACCGCCGACGCAGAGATCGAAATACCAGCCAACAACGCAGTATCGGGAGAATAG
- a CDS encoding GAF domain-containing protein, whose protein sequence is MEELILGGAPPGVAISGLSRLATKIAGGAAGAITYVQHGRQLFYAPNGFDLVEASLDDSFCIHGISENEALLVADARQDPRFSQNRFVTEKPFIRSYLGLPICEHDGAAVGMLCVMSPRPAAFDSGHIETLKPIVKAIEDLLELRCVEADLAQAENQIADERKNSSQLSAILSQTEEVAGIGVWQVKLDTQELVWSDKVYAIHGHPVGEPISVEQAIEYYVPEDRDRVAEAVNNAIMYREEFDFEATIRDGDGKLRRVRSKGERVDIDGTDDRLLGIFQEVGGP, encoded by the coding sequence TTGGAGGAATTGATCTTGGGAGGTGCGCCGCCGGGCGTGGCAATCTCAGGGTTATCGCGCCTCGCCACGAAGATCGCCGGAGGCGCCGCGGGTGCAATTACTTACGTGCAACACGGCCGACAATTGTTCTATGCACCTAATGGATTTGACCTTGTAGAAGCGTCACTTGACGACTCCTTCTGCATTCATGGGATTAGCGAAAATGAAGCGCTCCTGGTTGCTGATGCTCGCCAAGACCCGCGCTTCTCGCAAAATCGCTTCGTAACAGAGAAGCCCTTTATCCGGTCATACCTAGGATTGCCAATTTGCGAACATGATGGTGCAGCTGTCGGAATGCTTTGCGTAATGTCTCCGCGTCCTGCCGCTTTCGACTCTGGCCACATCGAGACGCTTAAGCCAATCGTAAAGGCTATTGAAGATCTGCTCGAGCTTCGTTGCGTAGAAGCTGATCTTGCCCAAGCAGAGAACCAGATCGCAGATGAACGCAAGAATTCCAGTCAATTAAGTGCTATCTTGAGTCAAACAGAAGAGGTGGCCGGAATTGGCGTCTGGCAAGTCAAGCTCGACACCCAAGAGCTTGTTTGGTCTGACAAGGTCTACGCGATTCATGGCCATCCGGTCGGAGAGCCGATCAGCGTTGAGCAAGCAATTGAGTATTATGTGCCTGAGGATCGAGATCGGGTCGCCGAAGCGGTAAACAACGCGATTATGTATCGAGAAGAATTCGACTTCGAGGCAACAATCCGAGATGGCGACGGGAAGCTGAGGCGGGTGCGTTCCAAGGGCGAGCGCGTAGATATTGACGGAACCGACGACCGGCTACTGGGTATCTTTCAAGAGGTCGGAGGGCCATGA
- a CDS encoding IS3 family transposase (programmed frameshift), producing MARKRYTPEQIIAMLREAEVRLSQEEKVGAISRSLGVSEQNYYRWRREYGGLKVSQARRLKDLEKENQRLRKAVSDLTLDALILKEVVGGKVLSPSRRRLAIDHVQEVLGVSQRCACRVVGQHRSTQRKQPTPPADEKPLTAAIIKLAQQYGRYGYRRITALLRNEGWLVNAKRVERIWRREGLKVPQKQPKRGRLWFNDGSCVRLRPQYPGHVWSYDFVMDRTHDGKAFRMLTVIDEHSRRCLAIHVQRKLKSDDVLAVLTELFQRHGPPDHIRSDNGTEFTAHAVRGWLSRIGVKTLYIEPGSPWENGYNESFNGKLRDELLNGEIFYTLKEAVILIERWRIHYNTVRPHSSLGYRAPAPQTILPRPAELPYATLQAAQQGDHNRRNSNLTGGPP from the exons ATGGCACGGAAGAGATACACGCCAGAACAGATTATCGCGATGCTGCGAGAGGCCGAGGTTCGGCTATCGCAGGAAGAGAAGGTTGGCGCGATCAGCCGATCGTTGGGCGTGTCGGAGCAGAACTACTACCGCTGGCGTCGTGAGTATGGCGGGCTAAAGGTCAGCCAGGCGCGGCGTTTGAAGGATCTCGAGAAGGAGAATCAGCGGCTGAGGAAAGCAGTTTCTGATCTGACGCTGGACGCCTTGATCCTGAAGGAGGTTGTTG GAGGGAAAGTACTGAGCCCTTCGCGACGACGGCTGGCCATCGATCATGTGCAGGAGGTGTTGGGCGTATCCCAGCGGTGTGCTTGCCGGGTCGTTGGCCAGCATCGCTCTACTCAGCGGAAGCAACCAACGCCTCCCGCAGACGAGAAGCCGCTCACTGCTGCGATCATCAAGCTCGCCCAGCAATATGGCCGGTATGGCTATCGCCGGATCACGGCTCTGCTGCGCAATGAAGGTTGGTTGGTCAATGCCAAGCGGGTTGAGCGGATATGGCGACGAGAAGGGCTGAAGGTGCCGCAGAAGCAGCCAAAGCGCGGACGGCTGTGGTTTAACGATGGATCATGCGTGCGTCTCAGACCGCAATATCCCGGTCACGTCTGGAGCTACGACTTCGTCATGGACCGCACACATGACGGAAAGGCGTTCCGCATGCTGACTGTCATCGACGAGCACAGCCGCCGATGCCTGGCAATCCATGTCCAGCGCAAGCTCAAGAGCGATGATGTGCTGGCGGTTCTGACCGAGCTGTTCCAACGGCATGGTCCGCCCGATCACATCCGCTCTGACAATGGGACTGAGTTTACCGCACACGCCGTGCGCGGCTGGCTGAGCCGGATCGGTGTGAAGACGCTCTACATCGAACCGGGGTCACCATGGGAGAATGGCTACAATGAGAGCTTTAACGGCAAGCTCAGGGACGAGCTGCTCAACGGGGAGATCTTCTACACGCTCAAGGAAGCGGTCATCCTGATCGAGCGTTGGCGCATCCATTACAACACCGTCCGGCCACACTCATCGCTCGGCTACAGAGCGCCGGCACCACAAACAATCTTGCCTCGCCCTGCTGAACTGCCTTACGCTACGCTTCAGGCCGCCCAGCAGGGCGACCACAACCGCCGGAACTCTAACTTAACCGGTGGACCACCCTAA
- a CDS encoding MucR family transcriptional regulator, protein MVEDEAKENETLIILTSEIVSAHVGHNRVAVEALPGFIAGVFGALSSLGKGSDAQEPRPDPAVSIRSSVKQDHLVCLDCGRKMKMLKRHIRGDHGLSPDEYRERWELPANYPMTAPSYAATRSDLAKKLGLGTKANQNRGRKKKSR, encoded by the coding sequence ATGGTGGAAGACGAAGCAAAGGAAAACGAGACCCTTATCATCCTGACGTCAGAGATTGTTTCGGCGCACGTCGGTCACAACCGCGTCGCGGTCGAAGCACTACCCGGCTTTATCGCCGGCGTTTTCGGCGCACTCTCAAGCCTGGGTAAGGGTAGCGATGCGCAAGAGCCGCGTCCCGATCCGGCGGTATCGATCCGCTCGTCGGTCAAACAGGACCACCTCGTTTGTCTCGACTGCGGCAGGAAGATGAAAATGCTCAAGCGGCACATCAGAGGAGACCACGGGCTTTCACCTGACGAATATCGCGAACGTTGGGAGCTTCCGGCAAACTATCCGATGACTGCGCCCAGCTACGCCGCCACTCGCAGCGATCTTGCCAAGAAGCTCGGACTGGGAACGAAAGCGAACCAGAATCGCGGTCGCAAGAAGAAGTCACGCTGA
- a CDS encoding thermonuclease family protein codes for MIRLHGIDAVERSQHCSRNGEAWRCGEDAAQFLASLLRNGRLSCRQVDLDQYGRQVSICTVSGRDLAAEIVRAGWAVALPQFSETYVELEAVATQESVGIWSSQFETPADYRASNPSESEPRPALRRQRQTLAPAHPSSRGSAYYQNCASARAAGAAPIRRGQPGYRPELDADNDGVACEPYRNRR; via the coding sequence ATGATCCGGCTTCACGGAATTGACGCGGTAGAACGGTCGCAGCACTGCTCGAGAAACGGTGAAGCCTGGCGCTGCGGCGAAGATGCAGCACAATTTCTCGCCAGCCTTTTGCGCAATGGAAGGTTGAGCTGCCGCCAGGTCGATCTCGATCAATACGGCCGACAGGTGTCGATCTGCACAGTCAGCGGACGGGATCTTGCCGCAGAAATCGTCAGGGCCGGATGGGCAGTCGCTCTACCACAGTTCAGCGAGACCTATGTCGAATTGGAGGCGGTAGCCACGCAGGAAAGCGTCGGGATCTGGAGTTCTCAATTCGAGACTCCCGCCGATTATCGGGCGAGCAATCCGTCGGAATCCGAGCCGCGTCCAGCCTTGCGCCGTCAGCGGCAAACTCTCGCGCCTGCCCATCCGTCCTCGCGAGGATCGGCATATTATCAGAATTGCGCTTCCGCACGCGCAGCTGGCGCCGCCCCGATCAGACGAGGCCAGCCAGGCTACCGTCCTGAGCTCGACGCTGACAATGATGGGGTTGCTTGCGAGCCGTACCGCAATCGACGCTAG
- a CDS encoding amidohydrolase family protein, with protein MSITLASSLLASLGLIDVHRHAAWPDGDYDTVREEQLVEMASDDVIVAVVAVTTPEEVDRWQMPGIIVGVSLACPRNLSEPRYKCFPATEGWADLAWLEEQVFLGKVRALHELGPSYYGISPANPRLEPYWALAERFDIPVGIHTQRGPRPGGRFSTRSDPNCCPDFDPEMGNPELLRPVLAKHPNLRIWLQHVGSGNADYDTFWPETLKLLHDFPNVYVDLSITNGAMPVDQYEATLKTLIDAGFGDRIMFGSDNLPIKPILARLDSFDWLGDAQKAAILHGNAERFFRITE; from the coding sequence GTGTCAATAACGCTTGCATCGTCACTTCTGGCGTCCCTCGGACTGATCGATGTCCATCGGCATGCAGCGTGGCCTGACGGCGATTACGACACAGTTCGCGAGGAACAGTTGGTGGAGATGGCGTCTGACGACGTGATTGTCGCCGTCGTTGCCGTGACCACACCCGAAGAAGTCGATCGTTGGCAGATGCCTGGCATCATAGTCGGGGTTTCCCTCGCCTGTCCCCGAAACCTCTCGGAACCGCGATACAAATGCTTTCCAGCGACTGAAGGCTGGGCCGATTTGGCTTGGCTGGAAGAGCAGGTATTCTTGGGCAAGGTCCGTGCCCTGCACGAACTTGGTCCAAGCTACTACGGAATTTCTCCGGCCAATCCGCGTCTAGAACCGTACTGGGCGCTAGCCGAGAGATTCGACATTCCGGTGGGCATTCACACCCAGCGCGGGCCAAGACCAGGCGGCCGCTTTAGTACGCGGTCTGACCCAAATTGCTGTCCGGACTTCGACCCTGAAATGGGCAACCCCGAGCTCTTGCGGCCGGTACTCGCCAAGCATCCAAACCTCAGGATCTGGCTGCAGCACGTAGGGTCAGGGAATGCGGATTACGACACCTTCTGGCCTGAGACACTCAAACTGTTGCACGACTTCCCGAATGTCTACGTCGATCTCTCAATCACTAACGGCGCGATGCCGGTAGACCAATACGAGGCAACGCTGAAAACGCTCATAGATGCTGGCTTCGGCGACAGGATCATGTTCGGGAGCGACAACCTTCCCATCAAGCCAATTCTCGCAAGGCTGGATAGCTTCGATTGGCTGGGCGACGCGCAAAAAGCTGCAATCCTCCATGGCAATGCGGAAAGATTTTTTCGGATCACAGAATAA
- a CDS encoding VOC family protein, which yields MLFHTMVGSNDIERSKRFYDTVLGTLGAGKGTRNIADSGHTRLIYNNGNGTNFIVSQPINDEPASVANGSTVAFSCDSPEQVKQLHDTAVAAGGTSIEDPPGPRETASMGTIELAYFRDPDGNKLCGIHFPA from the coding sequence GTGCTTTTTCACACCATGGTCGGATCGAACGACATTGAACGATCCAAGCGCTTCTACGACACGGTGCTCGGCACCTTGGGTGCAGGGAAAGGGACGCGGAACATCGCCGACAGCGGGCATACCCGTCTGATCTACAATAACGGCAACGGAACCAACTTCATCGTCAGCCAGCCGATCAACGACGAACCGGCAAGCGTCGCCAATGGCAGCACAGTCGCCTTTTCCTGCGACTCGCCCGAGCAGGTGAAGCAGCTTCACGATACCGCCGTTGCCGCTGGCGGAACCTCGATCGAAGATCCGCCGGGACCGCGCGAAACTGCCTCCATGGGCACCATCGAACTGGCCTATTTTCGTGATCCCGACGGCAACAAACTGTGCGGAATTCATTTTCCTGCCTGA
- a CDS encoding ArsR/SmtB family transcription factor — translation MSVDAIFRALADPTRLRILRLLGTMELAVGELAQVLGQSQPRVSRHVGILVDAGLAERRREGSWVFLRTPGGTDSATPLPSAVTRLLATAEREDAEFAAQCDEDRRKLSSIRSAREETAQGYFARHADEWDDLRRLHSPDRLVEKALDEALGDAPLGQLLDIGTGTGRMAELFAPKAERIVALDKSLEMLRIARAKLQHLPAERVELVQGDFTDLPFAAQQFDTVMLHQVLHFAQDPEIALAEAARVTRPGGRIAIIDFAAHDHEELRERHAHARLGFSDRQLKLLLTEAGFSSQTPIALEGRELVVKIWIGQRRGTPVTATRREASA, via the coding sequence ATGAGCGTCGATGCAATCTTCCGTGCGCTGGCCGATCCGACCCGGCTCCGCATCCTGCGCCTACTTGGCACGATGGAGCTGGCCGTGGGCGAGCTCGCGCAGGTGCTGGGCCAGAGCCAGCCGCGCGTTTCGCGCCACGTCGGGATCCTGGTCGATGCCGGTCTAGCCGAACGGCGACGCGAAGGAAGCTGGGTCTTTCTGCGCACTCCAGGCGGAACAGATAGCGCCACCCCGCTGCCATCGGCGGTCACTCGGCTGCTTGCGACCGCAGAGCGTGAAGATGCGGAATTCGCCGCACAATGCGACGAGGATCGACGCAAACTCTCCTCGATCCGTTCCGCGCGCGAGGAAACGGCGCAGGGTTACTTTGCGCGTCACGCCGATGAATGGGACGATCTGCGTCGGCTGCACAGCCCGGACCGATTGGTGGAGAAGGCGCTCGACGAGGCGTTGGGCGACGCGCCGCTGGGCCAGTTGCTCGATATCGGCACGGGTACCGGTCGCATGGCAGAGCTGTTTGCGCCCAAGGCTGAACGCATCGTCGCGCTCGACAAGAGCCTCGAAATGCTGCGCATTGCGCGCGCCAAGTTGCAGCACCTCCCGGCCGAGCGCGTCGAGCTGGTGCAGGGCGACTTCACCGACCTGCCATTCGCGGCGCAGCAATTCGACACGGTGATGCTCCATCAGGTGCTGCATTTCGCGCAGGATCCCGAGATTGCGCTCGCGGAGGCTGCCCGCGTCACGCGCCCCGGCGGTCGGATCGCGATCATCGATTTCGCGGCGCACGATCACGAGGAACTGCGCGAGCGCCATGCACATGCGCGTCTGGGATTCTCCGACAGACAATTAAAGTTGCTGCTGACCGAAGCGGGTTTCAGCAGCCAGACGCCGATCGCGCTCGAAGGCCGCGAATTGGTGGTCAAGATTTGGATCGGGCAACGGCGCGGAACGCCGGTGACCGCAACTCGCCGGGAAGCAAGCGCATGA
- the metF gene encoding methylenetetrahydrofolate reductase translates to MSPTVQQMREAQLALESPLFSDMAGDIDVSFEFFPPKTEKMAETLWQSVETLAPLAPRFVSVTYGAGGSTRERTHQSVVRIQNEAGIPAAAHLTCVNATREEVDAVARHYWEEGIRHIVALRGDPPEGHEHYQPHPGGYENAADLIAGLKRVADFEISVAAYPEVHPDSPDAQSDLDNLKRKFDAGATRAITQFFFEPECFFRFRDRAAAAGIDGEIVPGIMPVLSFSAVQRMSGLCGTGIPHWMEGLFEGLDDRPAARQLVSATIAAELCRRLYAGGVRKFHFYTLNRAELSYAICHMLGKRPAGEAK, encoded by the coding sequence ATGAGCCCAACCGTCCAGCAGATGCGCGAGGCGCAACTGGCTCTCGAGAGCCCGCTATTCTCAGACATGGCGGGCGACATCGATGTCAGCTTCGAATTCTTCCCGCCCAAGACCGAGAAGATGGCCGAAACCTTGTGGCAAAGCGTCGAGACTCTTGCTCCGCTTGCGCCGCGTTTCGTTTCGGTCACCTATGGCGCTGGCGGCTCGACCCGCGAACGGACCCACCAGTCGGTCGTCCGTATCCAGAACGAAGCCGGCATCCCGGCCGCCGCGCACCTCACCTGCGTCAATGCAACGCGCGAGGAGGTCGATGCGGTCGCCCGGCATTATTGGGAAGAAGGCATCCGGCATATCGTCGCGCTGCGCGGCGATCCGCCAGAAGGTCATGAGCATTACCAGCCGCACCCTGGCGGTTACGAGAATGCCGCCGACCTGATTGCCGGCTTGAAGCGGGTGGCGGATTTCGAGATCTCGGTCGCTGCCTATCCCGAGGTGCACCCGGATTCGCCCGATGCGCAATCCGATCTCGACAATCTTAAGCGCAAGTTCGACGCCGGAGCGACCCGCGCGATCACGCAGTTCTTCTTCGAGCCCGAGTGCTTCTTTCGGTTCCGCGACAGGGCGGCGGCGGCCGGGATCGATGGCGAAATTGTCCCCGGCATCATGCCGGTGCTGAGCTTTTCGGCAGTCCAGCGCATGTCGGGCCTGTGCGGCACGGGGATTCCACACTGGATGGAAGGGCTGTTCGAGGGCCTCGATGACCGGCCCGCTGCACGTCAGCTGGTCAGCGCGACCATAGCCGCCGAACTCTGCCGTCGGCTCTACGCGGGCGGAGTGCGCAAGTTCCACTTCTACACGCTCAATCGTGCCGAGCTGAGCTATGCGATCTGCCACATGCTCGGCAAGCGTCCGGCAGGAGAAGCCAAATGA
- a CDS encoding homocysteine S-methyltransferase family protein: protein MTAREKLIAAAAKSVLVKDGPYGTEIQRAKLSAEDYAGATGLTHDQKGNNDLVNLTQPQVIRAICDSYIAAGATVLATNTFNANRISQADYGAEDLVHDINVAAARIIREACEDATAKDGVARFVCGAMGPTNKTLSLSPQVEDPGYREVSFDEVKAVYREQAAALLEGGADFILIETIFDTLNCKAAVMAVKELEHEQGRDIPLMISLTLTDLSGRNLSGHTVEAFWNTMRHAKPVTIGLNCSFGAEQLRPHVQLLSNIADTLLMAYPNAGLPNEMGEYDELPETTAAFLGRWAENGRANILGGCCGSTPAHIAAIAKAVEGAAPRKIPTVAPEMRLAGLEPFSIAA, encoded by the coding sequence ATGACTGCGCGCGAGAAGCTGATCGCCGCCGCTGCCAAGAGCGTGCTGGTCAAAGACGGGCCCTATGGCACCGAAATCCAGCGCGCCAAGCTGTCGGCCGAGGATTATGCGGGCGCCACCGGGCTCACGCATGACCAGAAGGGCAACAACGACCTCGTCAATCTGACCCAGCCGCAGGTCATCCGCGCGATCTGCGACAGCTATATCGCCGCGGGCGCAACCGTGCTCGCGACCAACACCTTCAACGCGAACCGCATCAGCCAGGCCGACTACGGGGCGGAAGACCTGGTGCACGACATCAACGTCGCTGCCGCCCGGATCATCCGCGAGGCCTGCGAGGACGCGACCGCCAAAGACGGCGTCGCGCGCTTCGTCTGCGGAGCGATGGGGCCGACCAACAAGACCCTGTCGCTCTCGCCGCAGGTCGAGGACCCGGGCTATCGCGAAGTGAGCTTCGACGAGGTGAAGGCGGTCTATCGCGAACAGGCCGCGGCGCTGCTCGAAGGCGGGGCCGACTTCATCCTGATCGAGACGATTTTCGACACGCTCAATTGCAAGGCCGCAGTCATGGCGGTCAAGGAGCTGGAGCACGAACAAGGGCGGGACATTCCGCTGATGATCTCGCTCACGCTGACCGACCTGTCGGGTCGGAACCTGTCGGGCCACACGGTCGAGGCATTCTGGAACACTATGCGGCATGCCAAGCCGGTGACGATCGGGCTCAACTGCAGCTTCGGCGCCGAGCAATTGCGCCCGCATGTCCAGTTGCTTTCGAACATCGCCGACACGCTGCTGATGGCCTATCCCAATGCCGGACTGCCCAATGAAATGGGCGAGTATGACGAACTGCCCGAAACCACCGCGGCGTTTCTCGGGCGCTGGGCCGAAAACGGCCGGGCCAATATCCTTGGCGGATGCTGCGGTTCGACCCCGGCACATATCGCCGCGATTGCCAAGGCGGTCGAGGGTGCTGCCCCGCGCAAGATCCCAACCGTGGCACCCGAGATGCGCCTCGCGGGGCTAGAACCCTTTTCGATTGCTGCCTGA